CTCCCCAGACTGCGCATTAGCCCGAGCTTCCGCAGCTTGTTTGCAAGCCAGTGTTATCTTCCAGGCAGTTACCGTACAGCATATATGCTTCACCGCTGCATTATCAAGCTCAATGGACGTGATGAGCGCCTTGTGCCAGGACCAGATCCCACACCCAATCTTGACAATATCGCCCACGTTCTTGCCACCCGCATGTCCAAAACCTTGGTTGCTCTCGACGATCTTGCAATAAATAGTGAAAGTACATGTCGAGTAGAAGATAGTCTTCGCCTCATAGCGAATCTGACGACAGATTTGGAGCAGATAGATCAAGTTGTAGGGAACGCGCGGAAGGCTGATCGGATTGTAGACATGAACCACCTCGTTGGCGCATGCAAGGTCGTAGATACGCTTCCGAAGTTCTGCTGGGAGACGGAGAAAAGGGGATTGTAGCTGGTTCTCTTGGGTAATCATATCGCACTCTTGGGCCAAGCTTGCGAGAGCGTCTGCCATGTTGTAGATTTCGAGATGGGTTGCAGACTTCGAGTTAAGTTGTAAAGGTTGAGTTCATACTGGgtgtaacgggctgagccctaagtcacatgactaggctgcgagcctagtcgcttccccggcaacgagagggccgtgcgccaacccaaacaaagcgggctcGCCGCtcgcgtcttaccttctttcttcatcttgactgtaaatagcatctggactaggtagctggaatacagtccctacagaccgttcacatacagtcaagatcaagaagaacacgcagaacacgcagaacacgcagaacacgcagaacacgcagaacacgcagaacacgcagaacacgcagaacacgcagaacacgcagaacacgcagaacacgcagaacacgcagcaACCAAGGCACCGTTATAATGAGCTCCCCGGGGATACTAACATGACGACGAACGATTCGAACCAGCTGTTACAGTCGCTACTACAGAGACTTGAAGACATGAGCACTAGGATGGAGAGGCTGGAAGCATCATCGCACGAGCCACCTCAAACGCCTGGTCACAATACAGACGCCACCACTGATCCGACGCCAACCTCCGAGACTTCGAACACATCTGTGCCTATAATCCCAAAGCCGCGGCACAGCTTACCCCACCCGCCTACGTTTGGTGGAAACAAATCacaatggcgaggatggaagctagagatggagggcaagatcgaagaagacgcgcaAGCTATTGGAAGCCTAAAAGCTCAGCTACGCTACGTCTACATGCGTCTTGATGGGGCAGCGAAAACCAACGTTACAACATACTACGAGATACAAGTTAAAGAAGAATCGCCAAACCCTTTCAAGCTGCTTGACCGCCTTGAACTCCTCTACGGCGAACGAAATCGGAAGGAGAAAGCCATTCAGAACCTCTACTCTATACGCCAGAAGGACGACGAGACGTTTATTTCCTTCTATCCACggtttgagaaagagatggcCAACGCTGACGCAGAAAGCTGGCCTGAGCATACGAAGATATCCTACTTACGAAATGCATTAAGTGGTAGGATAAAGGATAGGCTTGTTGGTACATCAGGGACAGAAACAAGCACATACGCAAGGTTCGCTCAGAAGTGTGTAGATCTTAGCAACGACATGGAGTTGTTCGGCCAATGGACGAAAACAACCCGTCGTTACGGTAGCCGAACTGCTGAAAATGCACCAACCTATGAACCACCAGCAAAATCGAATAATGCCACTCTCACAGCAGCTTCCCCTGAAGACATGATGGAATGGGAACCTACGCAGCCTACAACTACCCAAGTGAACGCTGTCGGCCTCCGCGGCAAGACCAACATGAATGGATATCCATCTAGGCGTCCTGAGGACCGAGAACTTATTGGAAAACGAGCAAAATGGGTCAACCAAGAGGAAATCGATGCTCGACGCCAGGAACGACGCTGTCTTCGATGCGGCCGCAACAATTGCCGAATAGCTACATGCCCGTTGGCAGCCGCTCTACGACCAACTCACGTTAGCGTCAAGACAGCAAAGAGTACTGTGGTCACCAAGGCAGctgtagaggaggaagatcCAGAAGACTCCGAAGCAGAGCAATAGGAACACGCGGCAGCTCAGAAAGAATGGAAGGAGACTGGAAAGCAAAAGATGGATAGCGATCCCTTTGTAGTGGACGTTAGACTTAATGGAACTGACTTTGTCACTGGACTTGTTGACTCAGGTTGCCTTTGCTATTCCGCCATCAATGAACAACTCTTTCGATCTCTGAGACTGCCATCAATCAAGATAGCCCCGCGTCAGCTGGAGGAAGCAGCTGGGAAGAACGCAGAACCAAGTACTGTCCTAGATACAGTTACTTACGCCTCGATAGACATAGACGGCCACCAGCAGaaacgcgtcttcttctacgttgTACCTGGCCTGACTTACGACGTGATTCTGGGAAAGCCCTGGTTAGAGGATGCCGACGTCACAAT
This sequence is a window from Pyrenophora tritici-repentis strain M4 chromosome 4, whole genome shotgun sequence. Protein-coding genes within it:
- a CDS encoding Retrotrans-gag domain containing protein, which encodes MTTNDSNQLLQSLLQRLEDMSTRMERLEASSHEPPQTPGHNTDATTDPTPTSETSNTSVPIIPKPRHSLPHPPTFGGNKSQWRGWKLEMEGKIEEDAQAIGSLKAQLRYVYMRLDGAAKTNVTTYYEIQVKEESPNPFKLLDRLELLYGERNRKEKAIQNLYSIRQKDDETFISFYPRFEKEMANADAESWPEHTKISYLRNALSGRIKDRLVGTSGTETSTYARFAQKCVDLSNDMELFGQWTKTTRRYGSRTAENAPTYEPPAKSNNATLTAASPEDMMEWEPTQPTTTQVNAVGLRGKTNMNGYPSRRPEDRELIGKRAKWVNQEEIDARRQERRCLRCGRNNCRIATCPLAAALRPTHVSVKTAKSTVVTKAAVEEEDPEDSEAEQ